Proteins from one Mesotoga infera genomic window:
- a CDS encoding GumC family protein, with translation MSELEGSDYRELTLEDIFRMFKKRLSLFISITLAVVVVTGIYLVFATPIYEASVTIKVDPTSQSSVSDLFTNSLTGSSISRDISTEVELIKSRTNIEEIIAELDLVNRVYSSEARERLISEGYTEKDLVMSLTRSISNMITVSPVKDTRIVKVSVQNKDPVLARDMANTLAMVYNKKLAELSKRDLTRKREFIEAQIPLLEKDLKESTDMMKNFKEETGIYVLDKHSDLLFQMLSSYDRQYNELKISAEEKKAEIQTYQGMLDDFNGTDSRDVKSMWIQTSESFSVNPVLTSLRQSLSKLQVELAALQEQYPLTDQRVKSKITEISKTESLIADEVKREFITSGQGMTLNPAYQQILTGVITAEADLQILEASINAVADMREQYQIELRSLPLKEQQLLDLQRQITVKESLYTLLLERLEEAKISEAAVVGNAAIVDPATIPQTAVKPNKRLSLAIGAVLGIFLGMLMVFLAEYLDKTLKTEEEIERFSRQPIIGRIPTIEGIREEMYVEKSPTAPSAESMKLAASNLSFTMGDGKTVAVTSVLPTEGKSFVIANLAYSMASSGQRVILVDFDMRRPRVEKILKSTKKQYGVTDVVMGKVELESVIERYTDNMDFIGVGTVPPNPTIVLSSKNIDVLLEKLKEKYDRILIDMPPAVVTSDVSLVGNKLDGIVLVVKPGRAIRDGLRIVIDNLKTVGVRILGVIVNGVDEKNSSYYYHYYYYYNEEGKKKKRRTRKNK, from the coding sequence GTGAGCGAGCTAGAGGGCAGTGATTACAGGGAGCTAACACTGGAAGATATTTTTAGAATGTTCAAAAAAAGACTGTCTCTTTTTATCTCTATCACGCTGGCCGTGGTTGTAGTGACGGGAATATACCTCGTGTTTGCCACCCCCATCTACGAAGCCAGCGTTACGATCAAGGTCGATCCTACTTCACAATCTTCGGTGAGCGATCTATTCACAAATTCGTTGACAGGAAGCTCCATATCTAGAGATATATCAACGGAAGTCGAATTGATCAAAAGCCGCACGAACATAGAGGAGATAATCGCCGAACTCGATCTTGTAAACAGAGTATACTCGAGCGAAGCTCGCGAGAGATTGATATCGGAGGGCTACACCGAGAAAGACCTGGTTATGTCCCTTACGAGATCGATTTCAAATATGATCACCGTATCGCCCGTTAAGGACACGAGGATCGTCAAAGTTTCTGTTCAAAACAAGGATCCAGTTCTCGCCAGAGATATGGCCAACACTCTTGCGATGGTCTATAACAAGAAACTGGCCGAGCTGTCGAAAAGAGATTTGACCAGAAAAAGGGAGTTCATAGAGGCTCAGATTCCTTTGTTGGAGAAGGACTTAAAGGAATCTACGGATATGATGAAAAACTTCAAAGAAGAGACGGGTATCTACGTGCTGGACAAGCATTCCGACCTTCTCTTCCAGATGCTTTCCAGTTACGATAGACAGTACAACGAGTTGAAGATTTCGGCCGAAGAGAAGAAGGCCGAAATCCAGACCTATCAGGGAATGCTCGACGACTTCAACGGAACGGACAGCAGAGATGTGAAATCGATGTGGATCCAGACATCGGAAAGTTTCTCGGTGAATCCCGTCCTGACAAGTCTAAGGCAGAGTCTATCCAAACTGCAGGTAGAACTGGCCGCACTCCAGGAGCAGTATCCATTGACCGATCAGAGAGTCAAATCCAAGATCACTGAGATATCCAAAACTGAAAGTCTGATAGCCGATGAGGTGAAGAGAGAGTTCATAACCTCTGGTCAGGGAATGACACTCAATCCGGCCTATCAGCAGATTTTAACGGGCGTTATAACTGCCGAGGCCGATTTGCAGATACTGGAGGCCTCCATCAACGCCGTTGCCGATATGCGGGAGCAGTACCAGATTGAATTGAGAAGCCTTCCACTCAAGGAGCAACAGCTTCTCGACCTGCAGAGGCAGATCACAGTCAAAGAGAGCCTCTACACGCTTCTTCTCGAAAGGCTGGAAGAGGCCAAGATCAGCGAGGCCGCAGTCGTTGGCAACGCGGCGATAGTCGATCCGGCAACTATACCGCAGACTGCCGTTAAGCCTAACAAAAGGCTTTCCCTGGCGATTGGTGCAGTACTCGGCATCTTCCTGGGTATGTTGATGGTCTTTTTGGCCGAGTATCTGGATAAAACGCTCAAGACCGAGGAGGAGATAGAGAGGTTCAGCAGACAGCCAATCATCGGCAGGATACCTACGATAGAGGGTATCAGGGAAGAGATGTACGTAGAGAAGAGTCCCACTGCGCCCTCGGCCGAGTCCATGAAACTAGCCGCCAGTAACCTCTCCTTTACCATGGGAGATGGGAAGACCGTCGCGGTAACCTCCGTTCTTCCAACCGAAGGCAAGAGCTTCGTAATAGCCAATCTGGCCTATTCAATGGCCAGTAGCGGGCAGCGCGTTATACTGGTGGATTTCGATATGCGCAGACCCAGAGTCGAGAAGATCTTGAAATCAACGAAGAAGCAATACGGAGTCACCGATGTAGTAATGGGTAAAGTCGAACTGGAGAGCGTCATTGAGAGATACACCGATAATATGGATTTCATCGGCGTGGGTACCGTTCCTCCCAATCCGACGATCGTGCTCTCTTCTAAAAACATAGATGTATTGCTTGAGAAACTGAAAGAAAAATATGACAGAATACTGATAGACATGCCTCCGGCGGTTGTCACATCCGACGTTTCTCTGGTCGGAAACAAGCTCGACGGAATAGTTCTGGTCGTAAAACCCGGCAGAGCGATAAGGGACGGCTTGAGAATCGTCATTGACAACTTAAAAACCGTCGGGGTAAGAATTCTCGGCGTTATAGTGAATGGTGTCGACGAGAAGAACTCCTCCTATTATTACCATTACTACTATTACTACAACGAAGAGGGAAAGAAGAAAAAGCGAAGAACCAGAAAGAATAAATAG
- a CDS encoding CpsB/CapC family capsule biosynthesis tyrosine phosphatase, with product MNIDLHTHLLPGVDDGSSDVEESLKILERMKSGGVERVYLTPHLYSPRTPTDIFAIKESWRKHSASLNSSGVEVFLGSEIFLRPEVLTGEIISMGETNVLLVELPTDARPHYLVEAIETLQKRGFKIVLAHVERYGFLFKKSLLPFSRSKLEDEVFRLKDMGVLFQVNWDSLKDWRTVLLLEKRMVETIGSDKHHNSDGRGVIDFSSELASQFINDYYL from the coding sequence GTGAACATAGATCTACACACCCATCTATTGCCGGGAGTCGATGATGGCAGTTCAGATGTGGAAGAATCACTAAAAATTCTCGAAAGAATGAAGAGCGGGGGCGTAGAGAGAGTCTATCTGACTCCGCATCTTTATTCACCGCGTACTCCAACAGATATCTTTGCGATCAAAGAAAGCTGGAGGAAACACTCGGCTTCTCTCAACTCCTCGGGGGTTGAGGTGTTCCTGGGTTCGGAAATTTTTTTGAGACCTGAGGTGCTGACCGGTGAAATCATTTCAATGGGAGAGACGAATGTGTTGCTTGTGGAACTCCCCACAGACGCAAGGCCGCATTACTTAGTCGAAGCCATAGAAACCCTTCAGAAGAGGGGATTCAAGATTGTTCTGGCGCATGTAGAGAGGTACGGCTTTCTTTTCAAAAAGAGTCTTCTCCCTTTCTCCAGGAGTAAACTTGAAGATGAAGTATTTCGCCTCAAAGATATGGGTGTGCTTTTCCAGGTCAACTGGGATAGCCTAAAGGATTGGCGTACGGTTTTACTCCTGGAGAAGAGAATGGTCGAAACTATTGGTAGCGATAAACACCACAACAGCGACGGAAGAGGAGTTATAGATTTCTCTTCGGAATTGGCGAGTCAATTCATAAATGATTATTATCTGTGA
- a CDS encoding response regulator: protein MKKILIVEDEKNMRFLLKEELEEEGYEVIVASNAQEAENFLDSGVHFDLVTIDIEMEGMNGLELAGLMRKRLPDLKIVLLTAYTHYKHDLSSWAADSYIVKSPDFSELKTVIRELI from the coding sequence ATGAAAAAGATACTTATCGTTGAAGATGAGAAAAACATGAGATTTCTCTTAAAGGAAGAACTCGAAGAAGAAGGTTACGAAGTGATTGTCGCAAGCAACGCCCAGGAGGCGGAGAACTTCCTCGACAGTGGAGTTCACTTTGACCTCGTTACGATAGACATAGAGATGGAAGGAATGAATGGTCTCGAACTGGCCGGCCTTATGAGAAAGCGGTTGCCCGACTTGAAAATAGTTCTTCTCACTGCTTACACACATTACAAACACGATCTCTCTTCATGGGCAGCGGATTCTTACATAGTAAAATCGCCTGATTTTTCCGAATTGAAAACGGTGATAAGAGAATTGATATAG
- a CDS encoding SLBB domain-containing protein, translated as MHLKKTIMIVLLALVSVLVMAYKIRPGDVLFVSVYGSAELSGEIVVGPDGTASIPPLGSVAVLGKTLEEAESLLSGKYLSGGILATRPQVTVSVKSYAPFMFYVLGEVNKPGAIEWTKDNLTVSQIIALAGGLKDGADLSSSFLVESNGNRKHIDLSSFQVGGEASSITLAEGTTLFIPAGAKAWIRSIGEFRSPTLIRYNPGLTLTQVIAQSGGLTENADKKEILIMGEGVQGSKKVVDLNSVLSGAIIDPLIPAGSIVVANDSSIKSVKLLGEVGSPSSISFRDGLTLIQAIGQAGGVKSGAASQLFIIRSELSEPLRIELISLLRGEIKDVPLKPGDTIFIPRESEKFVYISSPTFGGKVQFGVDESITLANALVKVDLYNPASDESSILVEPSGERMEVRLNEDRVLQSGSMIIVSGGTKSIYIAGEVNFPGMMQFGNFDEITLAKVISRAGGYTEKAGSVEVISPSGKSVYSIEQALRSDVKLSVQSIVLVERIEERYVYVVAPGSGGRIDFKESESFTLKNLLARLNLLNLNSSKEIEVIEPSGEVSTVAALKLKDNDLPLQTGAIVIVPALGSWVYVFGEVSRPGKIEVDGEDLTLTRVLSSSGGYTSVADISSVEVLSAGKSVTVNLQEILKGSIPDVKIKYDDLIYIPRLDNRFVYVVSRNKGGKVDFGSGENITLRNALAKLNLVEVSSEKTVRAIEPDGKITELSIKSLENSDVVIETGTIIFYPEPYSTASVLGQVRNPGTVTLQPDVPFTLSNILAAAGGLTERADHKRITVMVTDSSSVTIYDMDSISSGKAIYIKDGSTVFVPELESFYVYVVGGVKAPGVKTLDRDGGLPTVTKAIALAGGLIDPTASSIEIVENQSRQKLDLQRIMRGDSPDVKIASGSVIYVPEIPGKYIYIVSDSGGGRVDFNSSESLTLRNALAKENLLDLASDGRVTIISPDGSKRERILSDLKDSDISLQSGSIILYPVTQRQIYILGAVRSPGTVLFKPAEKLTLSTLIAKVGGTTPEALMSKVQITDQFSRTSTVDLEMILQGKALDVKLEDRTFVYVPVYEPITVSVLGEVRNPGQVTFSKTEIPGLLLAISKAGGLTGEASSEIKIVGQENQSYWYQLMEGQDITLKNGQTVFVPGRERYVYITGEVASTGRYDFTAEERMTVMRTLIKAGGARETASDELRVITPSGQVIPVKLSELLSGKSDPTLETASTIVVPKKVARITVLGAVRNPGTYIFNRDESSSLADVVAKAGGLTDQKNVDRILVQISNEIKEFTVASIEKRSDNLPDNTFVYVTSLEAAYVTVLGDVPRPGRYSLEGTQPVSVAEIIATAGGLGDTVNTLSIVSADGKIKLLNALKIEDLTRNFLQKRDTIIVLKNYDSYVSIIGDVKSPGIFSIGDYGELSLAELITMAGGFNSLEFSRKVQIQNAAKTEELTVGPDNFLLLSTKELEPGSVVFVPYIQTQRVYVFGEVLRPGVVKFLEGMTAIEAVIEAGGPTSYAVLGNALLFQDPQKEPLVLNLDQQKGSPVKGNVKLVPGNIIYVPQSSIVNIKDIMSIVASSLSIVNSAVGIFK; from the coding sequence ATGCACTTAAAAAAGACAATTATGATTGTACTTCTGGCACTAGTGTCCGTTCTGGTTATGGCCTACAAAATCAGACCGGGTGACGTTCTGTTCGTTTCGGTCTATGGTTCCGCAGAGCTTTCGGGAGAAATCGTTGTGGGGCCGGACGGCACGGCGTCGATACCTCCACTGGGCAGCGTGGCAGTACTTGGCAAGACTCTTGAAGAAGCCGAGTCGCTTTTATCCGGAAAGTATCTGAGCGGAGGAATTCTGGCTACGAGACCGCAAGTGACAGTTTCTGTAAAGTCTTACGCACCTTTCATGTTTTACGTCCTCGGAGAGGTTAACAAACCCGGCGCCATAGAATGGACGAAGGACAATCTAACAGTATCGCAGATAATAGCACTGGCCGGAGGGTTAAAGGACGGTGCAGACCTTTCCTCCTCCTTCCTGGTAGAGAGCAACGGAAATAGAAAACATATTGACCTATCTTCTTTTCAGGTCGGTGGAGAGGCATCATCGATTACACTGGCCGAAGGCACGACGCTCTTCATACCTGCCGGTGCCAAAGCCTGGATAAGGAGCATCGGAGAGTTCAGATCTCCCACCCTGATAAGGTATAACCCTGGATTGACACTCACTCAGGTGATTGCCCAGTCGGGAGGTTTGACGGAAAACGCCGACAAGAAAGAGATTTTGATAATGGGAGAAGGAGTTCAGGGGAGTAAAAAGGTGGTCGATCTCAACTCCGTGCTCTCCGGTGCCATCATTGACCCATTGATCCCCGCTGGCAGCATAGTGGTCGCCAACGACTCCTCCATTAAATCGGTGAAGTTGCTGGGCGAGGTTGGTTCGCCATCGTCGATAAGTTTCAGGGACGGACTGACACTGATTCAAGCGATAGGGCAGGCAGGCGGTGTCAAATCCGGCGCCGCAAGCCAGCTGTTCATAATAAGAAGCGAACTCTCCGAACCTTTGAGAATCGAGTTGATCTCTCTGTTGAGAGGCGAAATCAAGGATGTGCCGCTTAAGCCTGGAGATACCATTTTCATTCCCCGTGAAAGCGAGAAGTTCGTTTATATCTCCTCGCCAACCTTTGGAGGAAAGGTACAGTTCGGCGTCGATGAGTCGATTACTCTGGCCAACGCTCTGGTGAAAGTGGACCTGTACAACCCTGCCAGCGACGAAAGTTCGATACTTGTAGAGCCTTCCGGAGAGCGTATGGAAGTTCGTCTCAACGAAGATAGAGTTCTTCAATCGGGTTCTATGATAATCGTAAGCGGCGGAACTAAAAGCATTTATATCGCCGGTGAGGTAAACTTTCCCGGTATGATGCAGTTCGGAAACTTCGATGAAATCACTCTGGCAAAAGTGATATCGAGGGCCGGTGGTTACACCGAAAAGGCCGGCAGCGTGGAGGTAATCTCTCCCAGCGGGAAGTCGGTATATTCGATTGAACAGGCTTTGAGGAGCGATGTGAAGCTCTCTGTGCAATCGATAGTCCTGGTAGAGAGGATCGAAGAGAGATATGTATATGTCGTGGCTCCTGGGAGCGGTGGAAGGATAGATTTCAAGGAGAGTGAAAGCTTCACTCTGAAGAACCTCCTGGCCAGACTCAACCTTCTCAATCTGAACTCCTCAAAGGAAATCGAAGTTATTGAACCGTCTGGAGAAGTCAGCACGGTGGCCGCCTTAAAGTTAAAAGATAACGATCTGCCGCTTCAGACAGGAGCGATCGTCATTGTGCCAGCATTGGGCTCGTGGGTTTATGTTTTCGGAGAGGTGTCCAGACCGGGGAAGATCGAAGTTGACGGAGAAGACCTCACACTCACCAGGGTGCTTAGTTCAAGCGGTGGATACACGAGTGTGGCCGATATATCGAGTGTTGAGGTTCTATCGGCTGGAAAGAGTGTGACCGTCAATCTGCAGGAGATCCTCAAAGGTAGTATCCCCGATGTCAAAATAAAATACGACGATCTTATATACATACCCAGACTGGATAACAGGTTTGTTTACGTTGTGTCGCGCAACAAAGGAGGAAAAGTAGATTTCGGCAGCGGTGAGAACATAACCTTGAGAAACGCACTGGCCAAGCTCAACCTTGTGGAAGTGTCTTCGGAGAAAACCGTTCGTGCCATTGAGCCTGACGGAAAGATCACGGAATTGAGTATAAAATCTCTTGAGAACTCGGATGTGGTGATCGAAACAGGTACCATAATCTTCTACCCGGAACCATACAGCACGGCTTCTGTACTGGGCCAGGTAAGAAACCCTGGAACGGTAACGCTTCAACCTGACGTTCCATTCACGCTCTCCAACATCCTCGCTGCAGCCGGTGGCCTCACAGAACGGGCAGATCACAAGAGAATCACCGTCATGGTCACCGACAGCTCATCGGTGACTATATATGACATGGATAGTATTTCAAGTGGAAAGGCTATATACATAAAAGATGGCTCTACTGTCTTCGTTCCGGAACTTGAGAGCTTCTACGTGTACGTAGTTGGAGGCGTTAAGGCTCCCGGCGTCAAGACTCTTGATCGCGATGGAGGTCTCCCAACAGTCACGAAGGCAATCGCATTGGCTGGCGGATTGATCGATCCGACTGCGAGCAGCATCGAGATCGTTGAGAACCAGAGCAGACAGAAGCTTGACCTCCAGCGGATAATGAGGGGCGATTCTCCCGATGTTAAGATCGCTTCCGGTTCGGTTATATATGTGCCAGAAATCCCCGGAAAATACATTTATATAGTATCCGACAGCGGCGGCGGAAGGGTCGATTTCAATTCCAGTGAGTCTCTGACACTCAGAAACGCCCTGGCCAAGGAGAACTTGCTCGATCTCGCCTCCGATGGTAGGGTGACGATCATTTCTCCCGACGGAAGCAAGAGGGAGAGGATCCTCTCCGATCTGAAAGATAGCGACATTTCGCTCCAGTCGGGTTCGATAATACTCTATCCAGTTACCCAGAGGCAGATATATATTCTCGGAGCCGTTAGAAGTCCAGGGACGGTTCTCTTCAAACCCGCCGAGAAGCTTACCCTATCGACTCTCATAGCTAAGGTCGGCGGAACTACTCCCGAGGCTCTAATGTCGAAAGTCCAGATTACCGACCAGTTCAGCAGGACCAGCACCGTGGATCTTGAAATGATTCTTCAGGGCAAGGCCCTGGATGTGAAGCTCGAGGATAGAACTTTCGTGTACGTTCCGGTTTATGAACCCATAACGGTCAGTGTTCTCGGTGAGGTACGCAACCCCGGTCAGGTTACCTTTTCAAAGACCGAGATCCCCGGTCTGCTCCTTGCGATTTCTAAGGCCGGAGGGTTGACCGGTGAGGCCTCTTCGGAGATCAAGATTGTCGGTCAGGAAAACCAGTCTTACTGGTATCAACTCATGGAAGGTCAGGACATAACCCTGAAAAACGGTCAGACTGTATTTGTACCCGGTAGAGAAAGATACGTCTACATAACCGGTGAAGTCGCCTCGACGGGTAGATACGATTTCACCGCCGAAGAGAGAATGACGGTCATGAGAACTCTCATAAAGGCTGGAGGAGCGAGAGAGACAGCCTCCGACGAGTTAAGGGTTATTACCCCGTCGGGACAGGTTATACCCGTGAAACTTTCAGAGCTCCTTTCGGGAAAGAGTGATCCGACTCTCGAAACGGCGAGCACGATCGTGGTTCCAAAGAAGGTCGCCAGAATAACCGTTTTGGGAGCCGTCAGAAATCCCGGAACGTACATCTTCAATCGCGACGAGAGTTCGTCCCTCGCCGACGTTGTTGCAAAGGCCGGTGGTCTTACCGACCAGAAGAACGTTGACAGAATTCTAGTTCAGATTTCGAACGAAATCAAAGAGTTCACAGTTGCCTCCATAGAGAAGAGGAGCGATAACCTTCCTGACAACACATTTGTTTACGTGACCTCGCTCGAAGCTGCGTATGTTACTGTGCTGGGAGACGTTCCAAGGCCTGGTAGGTATTCCCTTGAAGGGACCCAACCGGTGTCGGTAGCCGAGATAATAGCTACTGCCGGTGGCCTTGGAGACACCGTCAACACCTTGAGCATCGTGTCGGCCGACGGTAAGATCAAGCTTCTGAACGCACTCAAGATCGAGGATCTCACCAGAAATTTCTTGCAGAAGAGGGATACAATAATCGTCTTGAAGAACTACGACTCTTATGTGTCGATAATAGGCGATGTGAAATCCCCGGGTATCTTCTCTATCGGCGATTACGGAGAACTGTCGCTGGCAGAACTGATCACGATGGCTGGTGGCTTCAACAGTCTTGAGTTCAGCAGAAAAGTGCAGATACAGAACGCTGCGAAGACCGAAGAACTGACCGTCGGACCGGACAACTTCCTTCTCCTTTCCACTAAAGAACTGGAACCGGGATCTGTGGTCTTCGTTCCATATATACAGACACAGAGGGTTTATGTCTTCGGAGAGGTTCTCAGACCGGGAGTGGTGAAATTTCTCGAGGGAATGACGGCTATAGAAGCGGTTATAGAAGCCGGCGGCCCGACAAGCTACGCTGTTCTCGGCAATGCGCTTCTCTTTCAGGATCCACAGAAAGAGCCCCTTGTACTCAACCTGGACCAGCAGAAGGGAAGCCCGGTGAAGGGAAACGTAAAGCTAGTTCCCGGAAATATAATTTACGTTCCGCAATCATCGATCGTCAACATAAAGGATATAATGTCAATCGTCGCCTCGTCACTTAGTATAGTGAACTCGGCTGTCGGGATCTTCAAGTGA
- a CDS encoding GAF domain-containing sensor histidine kinase: MKRISEYFSGDVSLYILEKYKGVYKEIIFGEKLQRSGREIRLESNESLEEFTTGVFSGTVTVHSHSDSAEESRDLHFLNHEGDLLGLLSLPRGSYVASSLKEWISELEMALHYSLTRNYEQEGYRRLKLASRLTSVLESETMIERLIYSSLEVAREMLRVRWIFFLEQSESKFTLKAAIGEGRNPLKSIEFQLSAQQLNYLTSGRLFISAKKSEISSVFFDDVSAVGSFIVVPLLSEGDFIGFFLAADREEVEGEFRPYKHLDEEDVRLLDDVGRRTGVAISKIRLTSRLELEVRKLKQLSKRHEESISEQKDQLFKLGALHKISQAMRKSLDYERIVNILLVGATHSAGLRFDRALFLKKNSRMALLTVEAKIVRGEGEFERTVYGDLSRYLQDVSLERHFIAEKDNHISVSYLGNMILERVVNRRKIVHVTPDMGRFRSEELSILNKIVGAQDYLVAPVSGEKDVQGVIVVDKVLTGNKISNADMEILGLLADSAGVALELTGNYERLLEITDSLEKERNLSNYYRKFVSSILQSLESSIVVCSPSGEITEVNRTAELLFDARREELIGKKIEILADKLEGVMELLFDVLRIGETITLSDQRFDNLGERYFDVKITPLRQDSGGHLAGVIISMDEVTRRKKLEQEFKSREKLAALGEMSARVAHEIRNPITIIGGFIKRMAATNDREKMGEYATILREELGRLDGIVREVLEISRARTSIQEEGFDLLALTKEVLDGFQERAQEDNVKLILESKEEKLEYYADKNRIKQVIINLVQNAIEASEHYGEVLVKIDKDPKNIVFSVWNRGKVIPQEILKRIFEPFFTTKTLGTGLGLSICRKIVQEHGGEIEADSGEKGTVFTFRLPLQKIGRFDHEKDTYR; encoded by the coding sequence ATGAAGAGGATCTCCGAGTATTTCTCGGGTGATGTATCTCTTTACATTCTCGAAAAATACAAAGGCGTTTACAAAGAGATCATATTCGGTGAGAAGCTCCAGAGGTCCGGTCGGGAGATAAGACTCGAATCGAACGAGTCGCTGGAAGAGTTCACCACCGGTGTTTTCTCAGGGACCGTCACGGTGCATAGCCACTCGGATTCCGCCGAGGAGTCGAGAGACCTACACTTTTTGAATCATGAGGGCGATCTACTCGGTTTGCTCTCACTTCCACGTGGCTCTTATGTAGCCAGCTCCCTGAAGGAATGGATTTCAGAACTGGAGATGGCGCTTCACTATTCTCTGACACGTAACTACGAACAGGAAGGTTACAGAAGGCTGAAGCTGGCCTCGCGCCTCACATCAGTACTTGAGAGCGAAACAATGATAGAGCGGCTGATTTACTCTTCTTTGGAGGTTGCCAGAGAGATGCTAAGGGTGAGATGGATCTTCTTTCTGGAGCAGTCGGAAAGCAAATTCACTCTTAAGGCCGCGATTGGAGAGGGTAGAAATCCTCTGAAGAGCATCGAGTTCCAGCTTTCCGCCCAACAGCTGAATTATCTTACTTCAGGCAGACTGTTCATTTCGGCGAAGAAATCAGAGATTTCTTCGGTTTTCTTCGACGACGTATCGGCGGTGGGATCCTTCATCGTGGTACCTCTACTCTCTGAAGGCGATTTCATAGGCTTCTTTTTGGCCGCCGACCGGGAAGAAGTAGAAGGGGAGTTCAGACCTTACAAACATCTGGACGAGGAAGACGTGAGGTTGCTTGATGATGTGGGTCGGAGAACGGGCGTCGCGATAAGCAAGATCCGACTAACTTCTAGACTGGAACTGGAAGTCAGAAAACTGAAGCAACTCAGCAAGAGACACGAGGAATCGATAAGCGAGCAAAAGGATCAACTATTCAAACTGGGCGCGCTTCACAAGATATCTCAAGCAATGAGGAAAAGCCTCGATTATGAGAGAATTGTAAATATTCTCCTGGTCGGAGCGACACATTCGGCTGGCCTTAGGTTCGATAGAGCCTTGTTTCTGAAGAAAAACTCGCGCATGGCGCTTCTAACAGTGGAGGCAAAGATCGTGAGGGGCGAAGGCGAGTTCGAAAGGACCGTGTACGGCGATCTTTCGAGGTATCTACAGGATGTCTCGCTGGAGCGTCACTTCATAGCCGAAAAAGATAATCACATTTCCGTTTCATATCTCGGGAACATGATTCTCGAGAGAGTCGTCAACCGTCGAAAGATTGTCCATGTGACACCCGACATGGGTCGTTTCAGAAGCGAAGAGCTCTCAATACTAAATAAAATAGTCGGGGCACAGGATTATCTGGTGGCGCCGGTTTCCGGAGAAAAGGATGTTCAGGGTGTCATAGTGGTCGATAAAGTCCTGACTGGAAACAAAATAAGCAACGCCGACATGGAGATACTGGGTTTGCTGGCCGACAGCGCCGGGGTGGCTCTCGAATTGACGGGGAATTACGAAAGGTTACTGGAGATAACCGACAGCCTGGAGAAAGAAAGAAACCTTTCCAACTATTACCGTAAATTCGTGTCAAGTATACTTCAGTCTCTCGAGTCGTCGATTGTGGTCTGTTCTCCGTCCGGAGAGATAACCGAAGTTAATCGCACCGCCGAGCTTCTGTTCGACGCAAGGCGGGAGGAGTTGATCGGCAAGAAAATCGAAATTCTGGCCGATAAACTTGAGGGTGTTATGGAGTTGCTTTTCGATGTCTTGAGAATCGGTGAAACTATAACTCTCAGCGATCAGAGATTCGATAATCTCGGTGAAAGATACTTCGACGTAAAGATCACTCCTCTCAGGCAGGACAGTGGAGGCCATCTCGCCGGTGTGATTATCTCCATGGATGAAGTTACAAGGCGCAAAAAGCTCGAACAGGAATTCAAGAGCAGAGAAAAGCTAGCCGCACTCGGCGAGATGTCGGCCAGAGTTGCACATGAAATTAGGAACCCCATAACGATAATAGGCGGATTTATCAAGAGGATGGCCGCCACAAACGATAGGGAAAAGATGGGAGAATATGCGACAATATTGAGAGAAGAACTCGGAAGACTCGACGGTATAGTGAGGGAAGTGCTGGAAATCTCCAGAGCAAGAACCAGTATCCAGGAAGAGGGATTCGACCTTCTGGCACTTACGAAAGAAGTGCTGGACGGCTTTCAAGAAAGAGCTCAGGAAGATAATGTAAAGTTAATTCTGGAATCGAAAGAAGAGAAGCTGGAATATTACGCAGATAAAAATAGAATCAAACAGGTTATAATCAACCTTGTTCAGAATGCGATTGAAGCATCTGAACATTACGGAGAGGTGCTGGTAAAGATAGATAAAGACCCGAAAAATATAGTCTTTTCGGTATGGAATCGTGGAAAAGTCATTCCTCAGGAGATTCTGAAGAGAATATTCGAACCCTTCTTCACAACGAAAACTCTGGGTACCGGGCTGGGCCTTTCTATATGTAGAAAGATAGTTCAGGAGCATGGAGGCGAAATCGAAGCCGATAGCGGAGAAAAAGGCACTGTGTTCACCTTCAGATTGCCGCTTCAAAAGATAGGGAGGTTTGATCATGAAAAAGATACTTATCGTTGA